A genomic window from Agrobacterium larrymoorei includes:
- a CDS encoding GlsB/YeaQ/YmgE family stress response membrane protein — translation MESAGIGWLAAIIIGGIAGWLAEQFMKSNMGVLMNIILGIVGAVIANAILSVFGIVLGGWIGYLIAGFIGACILIAVARAIRR, via the coding sequence ATGGAATCTGCAGGTATCGGTTGGCTCGCAGCAATTATCATCGGTGGCATCGCCGGTTGGCTCGCAGAGCAGTTCATGAAGAGCAATATGGGTGTTTTGATGAACATCATTCTCGGGATCGTGGGCGCGGTCATCGCCAACGCCATCCTGTCGGTGTTCGGAATCGTTTTGGGCGGCTGGATTGGATATCTGATTGCAGGCTTCATCGGTGCCTGCATCTTGATCGCCGTGGCGCGAGCGATAAGACGCTAG
- a CDS encoding NAD kinase codes for MSRSVHNISFVASSADHAQAAREELIREYGNASFDDADVIVALGGDGFMLQVLNETMNLGKRVYGMNRGSVGFLMNDYRVGRLHERIAVATGNDFHPLRMTTVDEDGNEVSALAMNEVSLFRQSHQAAKLRVDIDGKTRLEELICDGVMVATPAGSTAYNFSAHGPILPLESPLLALTPVSPFRPRRWRGALLPNKVTVDIHVQESEKRPVNAVADHREVKSVRSVKIALSQDRTARILSDPDRSWSDRILAEQFTN; via the coding sequence ATGTCGCGTTCAGTGCATAACATTTCCTTTGTCGCCTCTTCCGCGGACCATGCGCAGGCAGCGAGAGAAGAGCTGATCCGCGAATATGGCAATGCCTCATTCGACGACGCGGATGTGATCGTGGCACTCGGCGGCGATGGCTTCATGCTTCAGGTCTTGAATGAGACGATGAACCTGGGAAAGCGGGTCTACGGCATGAACCGCGGCTCCGTCGGTTTCCTGATGAACGATTACCGGGTGGGACGGCTGCATGAGCGCATTGCCGTGGCCACCGGCAATGATTTCCATCCGCTTAGAATGACGACAGTGGATGAGGACGGCAACGAAGTCTCCGCCCTTGCCATGAACGAGGTGAGCCTCTTCCGTCAGTCCCATCAGGCAGCGAAGCTTCGCGTCGATATCGATGGCAAGACCCGGCTGGAAGAGCTGATCTGCGATGGTGTGATGGTGGCGACGCCCGCCGGCTCAACCGCTTACAACTTTTCCGCCCACGGCCCAATCCTGCCGCTCGAATCCCCGCTGCTCGCTCTCACCCCTGTCAGCCCCTTCCGTCCACGACGCTGGCGCGGCGCATTGCTCCCCAATAAGGTGACGGTCGATATTCACGTTCAAGAAAGCGAAAAGCGTCCGGTAAACGCTGTTGCCGACCACCGCGAAGTAAAGTCCGTTCGCAGCGTCAAGATCGCGCTTTCACAGGACAGGACGGCCAGGATTCTCTCAGATCCGGATCGCTCCTGGTCCGACCGAATTCTCGCCGAACAGTTCACCAACTGA
- a CDS encoding mechanosensitive ion channel family protein — MSENKWLRSLLLLPLICVLLSSFAFAQQDPAQAPAAATMPVVERSTKELDTYKATLADITRQLEDGARDDTRLVDLKGKSDDLSASVNSIVSTLRGRLDEINARITSLGEPPKEGAPPEASVVTDERNRLNSEKSQINAVLGDAEAVAGRATALSNNITSIRRALFAATLFKRTEISLPVLAEAGREFIDEVSTLSSSFTGWSVFVWNYKRLSMFGAVSLSVLAALLFLVGGYRLLGHRMERRAFSGEPSYLRRLSVAFWSTTVQSMSVFLFMVTSGFFLDNFGVLRPDIAPIVYVAMSVIAFVYFVSRLTYAIFAPTQPEWRLLHVSNSGAHTISSAMLVMAIVNGLDYLFSTISETLNSPLILTVAKSFVASIIIGVILFALSFLKPVIGEGEDAESGHKRMPRWLAILLRVGGLLLIGACLTGYVGLARFLATQIVATGAVVATVYIGILSGKAISRQGAFGETLAGRYLGRRFGLGPVALDQAGLAAGLGIYVIALAFGIPLVLFSWGFQPGDIENWAFSLLTGFKVGNTSISLISIFTGIVVFIVGYAVTRWFQKWLDRNVMARGQVDAGVRNSVGTGIGYLGIVVAAIFGISSAGLDLSSLALVASALSVGIGFGLQNIVSNFVSGLILLVERPFKVGDWVVTGTVEGTVKRLSVRATEIETFRGQSIIVPNSEFINSSVGNWTHRNRIQRAEIPVSVAYETDPQKVMDILLELVKKQTPVLRNPEPHVEFLRFGDFSLDFELRFHLADLSHGLTVKNSLRMEILKRFREEGISIPMPQRNLNIHMEGETNPQILAALLSEEGDKAVVSHTGAATAPKQEALKPEVSRPQAEEEKPAEAKAEEPKSSAAKPRK, encoded by the coding sequence ATGAGTGAGAACAAATGGCTTCGTTCTCTCCTTCTCCTTCCCCTCATATGTGTGCTGTTGTCGTCTTTCGCTTTCGCGCAGCAAGACCCGGCCCAAGCGCCGGCCGCTGCAACCATGCCGGTGGTGGAGCGGTCGACGAAGGAACTCGATACGTACAAGGCCACTCTTGCCGATATCACTCGTCAACTGGAGGATGGAGCGAGAGACGACACCCGGCTCGTCGATCTTAAGGGCAAGTCGGACGATCTGTCGGCTTCCGTGAACAGCATCGTTTCCACGCTTCGCGGGCGCCTTGATGAAATCAACGCCCGTATCACCTCGCTCGGTGAACCGCCGAAAGAGGGCGCGCCACCGGAAGCCAGCGTGGTGACTGACGAGCGCAACAGGCTGAATTCCGAAAAGTCGCAGATCAACGCCGTGCTTGGCGATGCCGAGGCTGTTGCCGGTCGTGCCACAGCCTTGTCGAACAACATCACCTCCATTCGCCGCGCGCTGTTTGCCGCAACGCTGTTCAAGCGGACTGAGATTTCACTGCCTGTTCTGGCCGAAGCGGGCAGGGAGTTTATCGACGAGGTGTCGACGCTCAGCAGCTCTTTCACAGGCTGGTCGGTCTTTGTCTGGAACTACAAGCGGCTCTCCATGTTCGGCGCCGTCTCCCTGTCGGTTCTGGCGGCCCTTCTGTTCCTCGTGGGCGGATACCGCCTTCTCGGACACCGCATGGAGCGCCGCGCCTTCTCGGGCGAACCGTCCTACCTCCGCCGCTTGTCCGTCGCCTTCTGGTCGACGACGGTGCAATCCATGTCGGTCTTCCTCTTCATGGTGACCTCGGGCTTCTTTCTGGATAATTTCGGCGTCTTGCGACCCGATATAGCGCCGATCGTTTATGTGGCGATGTCGGTTATTGCGTTTGTCTACTTTGTTTCGCGACTGACCTACGCGATCTTCGCGCCAACGCAGCCAGAATGGCGTCTTCTGCACGTCTCAAATAGCGGCGCGCATACCATTTCGTCGGCCATGCTTGTCATGGCGATCGTCAACGGCCTGGATTACCTATTCAGCACCATCAGTGAAACACTCAATTCACCGCTGATTTTGACGGTTGCGAAAAGCTTCGTGGCCTCGATCATCATCGGCGTCATCCTCTTTGCCTTGTCGTTCCTCAAGCCCGTTATCGGGGAGGGTGAGGATGCCGAGAGCGGTCACAAGCGCATGCCGCGCTGGCTAGCTATTCTGCTGCGTGTGGGTGGCCTGTTGCTCATTGGCGCTTGCCTCACGGGCTATGTGGGGCTCGCACGCTTCCTTGCCACTCAGATCGTTGCAACGGGCGCTGTGGTGGCCACCGTCTATATCGGCATTCTATCCGGCAAAGCGATCTCGCGTCAGGGCGCCTTCGGTGAAACGCTGGCGGGTCGTTATCTCGGACGCCGCTTTGGGCTTGGACCAGTCGCGCTCGATCAGGCCGGTCTTGCCGCTGGTCTCGGCATCTACGTCATCGCATTGGCCTTTGGCATACCGCTGGTTCTGTTCTCCTGGGGCTTTCAACCGGGCGACATAGAGAACTGGGCCTTCAGCCTGCTGACGGGTTTCAAGGTCGGCAATACGTCGATTTCGCTCATCAGCATTTTTACTGGTATAGTGGTCTTCATCGTCGGTTATGCGGTGACGCGCTGGTTCCAGAAGTGGCTCGACCGCAACGTGATGGCGCGCGGCCAAGTCGATGCCGGCGTTCGAAATTCGGTCGGCACGGGTATTGGCTATCTCGGGATTGTCGTTGCCGCCATTTTTGGTATCTCGTCGGCGGGCCTCGATCTTTCCAGCCTCGCGCTCGTCGCCTCGGCACTGTCGGTCGGTATCGGTTTCGGCCTGCAAAACATCGTCTCGAACTTCGTCTCTGGCCTCATTCTTCTCGTCGAGCGACCATTCAAGGTGGGTGACTGGGTGGTGACAGGCACGGTTGAGGGTACCGTCAAGCGGCTGTCCGTGCGCGCGACCGAGATCGAGACCTTCCGCGGCCAATCGATCATCGTGCCGAATTCGGAGTTCATCAATTCGTCCGTCGGTAACTGGACGCATCGAAACCGCATCCAGCGCGCTGAAATTCCGGTGTCGGTTGCCTATGAAACCGATCCGCAGAAGGTCATGGATATCCTGCTGGAACTGGTGAAGAAGCAGACTCCGGTCTTGAGAAATCCGGAGCCGCATGTGGAATTTCTGCGCTTCGGTGATTTCTCGCTCGATTTCGAGCTTCGCTTTCACCTTGCCGATTTGTCTCATGGGCTGACTGTCAAAAACAGCCTGCGCATGGAAATTTTGAAGCGCTTCCGGGAGGAGGGCATCAGCATACCGATGCCACAGCGGAATCTGAACATTCACATGGAAGGCGAGACGAACCCGCAGATCCTGGCGGCGCTTCTATCGGAAGAGGGCGACAAGGCTGTCGTTTCTCATACCGGTGCCGCAACTGCTCCGAAACAAGAGGCGCTGAAGCCCGAGGTTTCCAGGCCGCAGGCGGAGGAAGAAAAGCCTGCAGAGGCAAAGGCTGAGGAGCCGAAATCGTCAGCCGCGAAGCCGCGGAAATGA
- a CDS encoding GcvT family protein, with translation MKTHARAVVIGGGVVGVSTLYHLAKKGWTDSVLIERKELTSGSTWHAAGLLPLFNMSYSVGQIHKYSVKFYEELQQETGMNVGFSKVSNIRLARTKDRWDEYMYYTGIAETIGVNVKLLTPEEVKEVWPLCETDGLLGAIQHPDDGYIQPADLTQALAKGARDKGATIYRNTTVTAIEQTEDGHWKVTTDKGEIIAEHVISCTGSFARKTGEMVGINIPVIPVEHQYIVTEPHPDILERRKQGLPEMGVLRESDSAWYMREEAGGLILGPYEVGAPVCYVDGPSADSEYELFQEELDRLMPHIESAIERVPAFGEVGIKKVYNGAIAYTPDGNPIVGPAPGLKNFWLNEGHSFGITAAGGAGWQLAEWIVDGEPTLDLTGVDPRRFGPYATEGYLIAKNEEAYANVFTMHYPDEERSAARPLKTTPIYDRLKKLGGVFGSVYGWERANWYAPEGYALKEEELGVGADVITNHNHAPPLEDGRIVEKWSFRRSNYFEHVGNEVKNVNQNVGVLDMSAFAKMEVSGPGARAWLESILANAIPKKRGRIALTHLLTPNGGVKAEFTVYEWAPGRFYLVSAGGLESVDHDTLRRLAPTDGSVTLQPITQKYGVLALAGPKSRNVLKKLTRTSLENKDFPWLTAKEISVGVATAHALRVNFVGELGWELHHPIEMQNYIFDRLMEAGAEFGIKPFGIRAMVSMSLEKSYRNMGRELSVEYNAYSSGLDRFIKPEKQFIGRDAVVAGKEKGLPWIFSTLIVSGNTTVDARGSEAILNDAGEVVGRATSGGFGWRIGKSVALAMLAPDYATIGTKLKIKILGDLYDAEVVGESPFDPDNGVLRA, from the coding sequence ATGAAGACACATGCGCGGGCGGTGGTTATCGGTGGCGGCGTTGTCGGCGTTTCGACGCTTTACCATCTTGCCAAAAAAGGCTGGACCGATTCTGTTCTGATCGAGCGCAAGGAGCTGACATCCGGCTCCACGTGGCACGCCGCTGGCCTGCTTCCGCTGTTCAATATGAGCTATTCGGTTGGCCAGATCCACAAATACTCGGTCAAGTTCTACGAAGAGCTGCAGCAGGAAACCGGCATGAATGTCGGCTTCTCCAAGGTTTCCAACATTCGTCTCGCCCGCACCAAGGACCGCTGGGACGAATATATGTATTACACCGGCATCGCTGAAACGATCGGCGTCAACGTCAAGCTTCTGACGCCGGAAGAGGTGAAGGAAGTCTGGCCGCTCTGTGAGACCGACGGTCTGCTCGGCGCCATCCAGCATCCGGACGATGGCTATATCCAGCCGGCGGATCTGACCCAGGCACTGGCAAAGGGCGCGCGCGACAAGGGTGCGACGATCTACAGAAACACCACCGTCACCGCCATCGAGCAGACGGAAGACGGTCACTGGAAGGTGACGACAGACAAGGGCGAAATCATCGCCGAGCACGTCATCTCCTGTACCGGTTCGTTTGCCCGCAAGACGGGCGAAATGGTCGGCATCAATATTCCGGTCATCCCTGTCGAGCATCAGTACATCGTCACCGAGCCGCATCCCGACATTCTGGAGCGCCGCAAGCAAGGTCTGCCGGAAATGGGCGTCCTGCGCGAGTCGGACAGTGCCTGGTACATGCGCGAAGAAGCCGGCGGCCTGATCCTTGGACCTTACGAAGTGGGCGCGCCTGTCTGTTATGTCGACGGTCCTTCGGCCGACAGTGAATACGAACTCTTCCAGGAAGAGCTCGACCGCCTGATGCCGCACATCGAAAGCGCCATCGAGCGTGTTCCGGCTTTTGGCGAAGTCGGCATCAAGAAGGTCTATAACGGCGCGATCGCCTACACGCCGGATGGCAACCCGATCGTCGGGCCCGCTCCAGGCCTCAAGAACTTCTGGCTGAACGAAGGTCACTCCTTCGGTATTACCGCAGCAGGCGGTGCCGGCTGGCAGCTGGCGGAATGGATCGTCGATGGCGAGCCGACGCTCGACCTCACCGGTGTCGATCCGCGTCGCTTCGGCCCCTACGCGACCGAAGGTTATCTGATTGCCAAGAACGAAGAAGCCTATGCCAACGTCTTCACCATGCACTATCCGGATGAGGAGCGGTCTGCCGCCCGTCCACTGAAGACGACGCCGATCTATGACCGCCTGAAGAAGCTGGGTGGCGTCTTCGGCTCCGTCTATGGTTGGGAGCGTGCCAACTGGTATGCACCGGAAGGCTATGCGCTGAAGGAAGAAGAACTCGGTGTTGGCGCTGATGTCATCACCAATCACAATCACGCGCCGCCGCTGGAAGACGGCCGCATCGTGGAAAAGTGGTCCTTCCGCCGCTCCAACTATTTCGAGCATGTCGGCAACGAGGTGAAGAACGTCAACCAGAATGTCGGCGTTCTCGATATGTCGGCCTTCGCCAAGATGGAAGTGTCCGGCCCTGGCGCACGCGCCTGGCTCGAATCCATTCTTGCCAATGCCATTCCGAAGAAACGCGGCCGCATCGCGCTGACGCATCTTCTGACGCCGAATGGCGGCGTGAAGGCGGAGTTCACCGTTTATGAATGGGCACCGGGCCGCTTCTATCTGGTTTCTGCCGGTGGCCTGGAATCTGTCGATCATGACACGCTTCGCCGCCTTGCGCCAACCGATGGCTCCGTCACTCTCCAACCGATCACGCAGAAATACGGCGTTCTGGCTCTGGCCGGTCCTAAGTCGCGAAACGTGCTGAAGAAGCTGACGCGCACCAGCCTTGAGAACAAGGACTTCCCATGGCTGACCGCTAAGGAAATCTCTGTTGGCGTTGCGACAGCCCATGCACTGCGTGTCAACTTCGTCGGTGAACTCGGTTGGGAGCTGCATCACCCGATCGAAATGCAAAACTACATCTTCGATCGTCTGATGGAAGCCGGTGCCGAGTTCGGTATCAAGCCCTTCGGCATTCGCGCCATGGTCTCCATGTCGCTGGAGAAATCCTACCGCAATATGGGTCGCGAGCTTTCGGTCGAGTACAATGCCTACTCGTCCGGCCTCGACCGCTTCATCAAGCCTGAGAAGCAGTTCATTGGTCGCGATGCGGTTGTGGCAGGCAAGGAAAAGGGTCTGCCGTGGATATTCTCCACGCTGATCGTGAGCGGCAACACCACTGTCGATGCGCGTGGTTCGGAAGCTATTCTGAACGATGCGGGCGAGGTTGTCGGTCGCGCAACGAGTGGCGGCTTCGGCTGGCGTATCGGCAAGTCCGTTGCACTGGCGATGCTCGCTCCCGACTACGCAACGATCGGCACCAAGCTGAAGATCAAGATCCTTGGCGATCTCTACGATGCGGAAGTTGTGGGCGAAAGCCCGTTCGATCCCGACAACGGGGTGCTGCGCGCGTAA